In one window of Methanoculleus thermophilus DNA:
- a CDS encoding DUF61 family protein produces the protein MSNRPSASDESTLLRWMRLEIGRINDGVVEERKRLSRLLTEEHPSSVTKGGDRYDFNRDVLLRMQEALPRDLQRRLRLPILFYFDSTVPGSFFLADEAAVQALQILKEISPLRRMQNGRLWISKPLAYTIMNRYPTAVQIMMG, from the coding sequence ATGTCCAACCGACCATCAGCAAGCGACGAGTCGACCCTCCTGCGATGGATGCGGCTTGAGATCGGCAGGATCAATGACGGCGTTGTCGAAGAGCGTAAGCGCCTCTCACGGCTTCTCACAGAGGAGCACCCCTCGTCCGTCACGAAGGGTGGAGACCGCTACGACTTTAACCGTGATGTCCTCCTCCGGATGCAGGAAGCCCTGCCGAGGGACCTGCAGCGCCGACTCCGGCTTCCGATCCTCTTCTACTTCGACTCGACAGTCCCGGGCAGTTTCTTCCTCGCGGACGAGGCCGCAGTCCAGGCTCTCCAGATCCTAAAGGAGATCAGCCCTCTCCGGAGGATGCAGAACGGTCGGCTCTGGATATCAAAGCCCCTCGCATACACCATCATGAACCGCTATCCGACGGCCGTGCAGATCATGATGGGGTGA